GAAGTAAATACAAGTGGTTACTACTTGAACATCAAGGCACTTAATCATAGTGGAGCAAGCTCTTAATTACCTATCATTTACCAGTACTAAAGCCACTCCTCTGGgttaaaacaatttcttttttatgttaagaaaatattttagaggtttttcaagtttttaatttataaattattattattttttaaatgaaattaagtttCCAAGGTAAAGTTAAAATCCACAACTgtaatattatatattcatgTCATAATGGTATCGATCAATGTCCTGAATGGCATAAGTGTGATTGTTGCAAGGGCGGAGTCAAGAATTTTTTCTGTCCTgggttattaaataaatatataatttttttaagataaattattaatttatatatatgaatttttaaagttaacagtaaagttttaattcaaatacactacccaaaatattaaaaaataaatttgtaagtacataaaattaaagtgaaagtaaaaataaactcactattgAAGTTACATCCTTTGATGTtttgtgaaatataattcatctataatcgaatctgaatcgatattgtaataactcctcaaccgggataaaataacaatctcatgtcaactgaaaaataaagtaattaaatttttttcctctttcaattcctccttccttcacttgattcttccttagATTAGTGTTTCTTAAGTTGAACTTTGTAAGTTTAtaaggttattctctcacttttcttatttttttttcttgaattttttttttatgtttttcccttacttttctctctttctctctcgccttttcttttctttcttttcctattctGCTTCTACCcagtcggcaacatataaaagaaagaaagaattgatttattttattttttaatagcaaataaccattttaacccttaatgagtcgttttgcttttatttgacaatctttttttttgttagcactaccatacgctgttcatcctaaaattttaaccagattttattcaatatattttaagatttctcgtaaaatttcagctcaaccTGATGATTGGATTGAAAATTGCacccaataacgtaaaactggccaaattgtgattttttttttatcaaatttctgaatttctccaaaacttctgaaattttaaaccaagctaaagcatcatattagaaggcttcccgcaaatttttagaatttttttatacctCAATCGAGAAttacgatttttttttacatgaaactagtcaaaaaatattgataaaatcttgacctgGGCTAGAGCCCACCCAAGTCTTTGACATGCCTCCGCCCTTGGGTTGttgattcttaatttttgattgattaagaTGAGAACAATGCATGTCTTGTATATGGTGACTCAAGTATATTTTTGGGATtcgatcttattttttttaaccatgagTATTGTCCAGATTAGCTAATTACGTGCGCACATCAACTAATCTTTCgggatcctgaaattaacgactagGTAACCTTTTAATGTCTCTGAAATTTGTGGCATTCGAACTAATAATCTCTAGGGAACAAATTCAGAACTTgatcagttgagctacaccgGAAGCTACTATCTTGCAGCTGCTAATGATGGTTTGTTCATGTCCCTGCATGCGCTATTTATTCAAGGTTTTCTAAAACCATGAGTGGTTCATCTTTGGTTTCTTGGAATTGGATCTTTCGTTGATATTGGAGGCATGCATGGTTCCATTCCTTGATTCTCATTATTTTGTGGTCAATGTGTTGGAAGCCTTGCGTCTTTGCTATTGGAAAATCTCACGTTAGAGTTTGGCTGTCTTCTTGTCGTTCCCCCCTCTTCCTTGATGACGACGAcgatgtatttctttttttttttttactttgaatatttgACCACTATATATCTTTATGGGtttattcctttttaattcCCGGTAACAGTTTCACATcacattcatataaaataaaataacataagaaCATGTTGGATTTATGAATTAGATTCTTTGTTAATAATATctcttttgaataaaaaaaatcaaaattaatttttagatcaTTGCAAAACTAATACAGGGGAATTTATCTTCCCTTTTGTGTTGGTGATGGGACTTTAGGATTGATTAGAGAGATTTTATATTCGCTACGAGCAAGATTACTCTTATTTTGGATGACATCACAATTGTAAGAATATCTCTATATATGGACATTAAAACTGTACATGTCATCACATATTCCCGGGCACACCAAAACCAGGAATCAATAGACTGGAAGAAACCACAGCGGTTTGCTCAAATAACCAACGAGCAACCCTAGATAAGCTAGTCTGGCCATGGGACCGAACGTTCAAAGAGGGGAATTCATAgaggttttaatttaaattaaaaaatatagattgacCCGACTTGTTCAATATGATAGATTTTAGGTACATCGATCCAGAGTATAAATAATCATAGATTCTAGGTCTCGCAGCCAATACTATGAGATTAGAAGTTACCATCCATCCAAGGACATAACCCGCAGCCCATTAGCAATAGCTTCTGTAGACGTCCAGAAGTATTCATTAGGCTGCCGTCCACAACATTGTGCCAacatgtaattgtttttaaaattatttttgatattaatatattataataattttaaataaaattttaattttttttttataaatatcatttagcCCACGTTTTCAATCAGCACTGAAATAAGCTAGCTTTCAATTTGGGCCATTTACACatgatttcaaaatcaaattcaaattcaagtaaCTTGAATATTAATCCAATCAAAACTaggataaatttaattattattttttctaaaaaaatatagtttcatttcttttgattttttatttaaaacaatattattttaaataaaaattaaaattctatcaCCTggatcttatattaaaaaacgaGCCGGTTAAATgaggttttaattaattataacacTAATAAACACACCAATTCATTAATCAACTAGAATAAAGTATACAGGAACCATCCTCTTTCAAAAGTAGGGAGTTAGGCATGCGAGAAAGGAATAATacaaaggaaataaagaaattcttttcttccatattacggaaagaagaagaagaagaagatgttatTATCGTAGACGTAAGCATTGTGGTCTCTACCCTCTACCCTCTACCCTCTACCCTAGAGAGAAGGCCATCAAATCAGCTTCTTTGGCATCACCAATTCTTTTCAAGGTTCGAACTTCATTAATTATAAAAGCAAAGTAGGGAGTTAGGTGGTGGTCTattgataaaaatttgagattaaaatgtttgttttctctgtagtttcaggttcgagtcgttgctcatatgatgatcactggaggcttatatggtcgttaatttcagggcccgtgggattagtcgaggtacgcgcaagctggtccggacacccacgttaaattaaaaaaaaactaaaaaaaaaaaaggagggagttAGGCTTGTGGAAAAGGAATAAtgcaatgtaaaaaaaagaaaatgaacttcCTTTCACACTACCAAATATCCATGCCCTACGTGAAAAATGTGTACCAACTTTCATGTCCTCGATGATGTAACTCATGATAAATCAATGAATTCCATGATAATAATTTGAGCCACGAGTCCTAGATTTCCCCCCCTATCTTTTCGCTATCAATGATACGGACAAAGTTATTTAAAGTAAggtgagaaaatatttttgaaaaaaattgaatttgttttatttattttttgttttaaattaaaatttttaatatatttaaattattttaatatgttgatattaaaatattttttttaaaaaaattattttaatatattagaaataaaattcattttaaaaaacaaccgaagGATAATATAAGATTTATAGGTTAAAGAACATCTTCTAAACGCTATATATGAATTGATgaattgtttattaattaatgccCACATATGGCTCTGAAAAAAAGTCTGGTATGGTACTCTTTTTCCTGTTGTTTGAATTCTTGATCATGAACATGCAAAAATTGGGTAGTTCTTGATTTAAATGATTTTCCGAAACATTTAgacataaaaacatataatcGGTGCTTGGagtgtttttcccttttttttattgaacggTTTTGTCCTTTATTATATATAGGTTGtgtttatttaatgttttaaaatagaaaaaacatagatatgtttgattttatataagaaataaaaatataaaataaattcatttttgagataattttcaAGTACAAATGTTAAAATCTTTCTTCTCTAACCTAATTGTTTCATATGCTAGTTATACATGTGCTTGCTAAatggattttatatatatataatttcaaatggAATTTAAATAATCTAACtaacatgattttgtttttgaaatgtcactagtaatattaattactatataATAACATATATTCAAGTGTAATTGTCATCATTTTATAGCCAGACGATGAAGGTAACTTCCTCAATTTTTAAATCCAACCTCACCTTCTTGAAATTTGAATCTAAGGTTTACAAAAGTAGAACACATATACCTAGCCAATTATTTTATggtacaaatatataaaataaattcacatcAAGCCTACTTTTCCATTACACAAGTATCATAATGTTTTTAACAATGTTAATGTCTTGGAAATTTGAGAGCGTTTATTCAAATGTTGATAGATTTAAACGTATTCTTGGAGTTCAATTAATTGGtaagtaaatttattttcttattatagttcagattttttatgattttgggtATGCCTAGTCCGATTAAGACCCACTTAAATAGGGCTTTGTTCATATTCATTCCTTTACACTAAAAATTAAACGTTAAATAttgtttgataataattaaaatgtcaTTAAAGATTATTAATGTCATTTTCTTACAAAACTTGGCACTAGGAGGCTGCCCAAGAGCCGAAACAAAGCCGAAATAAAAGTAAACCCAGCAAATGGACTAAAATCTTAAAACCCGTTATTCCAGCATTCCTGCTTGATTGTGAGCTTTGCCGTAAGAGATCCGTATGTCATAATGTAGTGTCGGtttgaaaatatagtaaatgttatttttaaaatattttttatttgagaataaattaaaataacattttattctttttaaaatttattttaatatcagtatatatctaaaaatcaaaaaaataataatttaagaattttcaaaaaaatagttGGACTGAGCAATGCCAAATACCTTCTTAATCTGGGTTATGGCAGTACAAGCTcggatcatttttattttaagtacaTAATAACCATCAACACTCAACACACCAAgctttcccccccccccccctcaaaAGCTAAGGacatcttcaaattaatttatatgaattttaataaaaactaaattttatataaacgTTAATCGAAACTAAATCtcatttcaaaatgattttaaatatacaCCCCTTTAAGACGGCCCTCGCAAATGGTTTTGATGAtcccttgtgtttttttttttttatttgaacatacTCGGTCTTCACTGCATCCTCGTGGTATCAAGAATTTTCCAGTTTTTGTGGCAGGgcagctttatatatatataaggaattTTCGTCAATGttttaggggaaaaaaatagaaggaacaAAACTTTCCTTTCTTATAAAGAAACCATGCATTATGCTGACTAGCAATGCTAAGGTAGTTGTGCACGCTATGGAAGGTTCATTAGCTCACCCATTTGGTATTGATTAAGAAATATGAGTCATGACTCGGCAGAAGTCAACTTCAACAACACCCACTTCCATGGCAATATCTTGCCTAGCTATCAAGGAAGGCCAGCCGAAACCGCGTACGTAGCAGCTACATTTTAATTAGGTTATGGGAGAGCTTGATTTTGCAGTTAACTCGGGACACAAAGGAAAGGTTGAAGAATTTAGCTGAGGAAACATGTTCAGTAGGTTGCCCAGTACTACTACAACTAGATAAATGCAATGAAATGAagatattctatttattttattttattaacagcTTGTTGTAATTTCTTTCGAACTTCTCAATCTGAATACGTCTTTATTGACATTATAAATAGAGTATATATAAACTGAGTACagaataattgaataattattaCCTCATATGAcattctaataattttattgcCTATTCTGGAAGTTCCAACTCAATGGAAGATGCAATTTAATTGGTTTGTAattaacacaatattaaatttgatacttGTTTGGTGTTACGGTCAaaccaaacttttaaaaatttatgaattatttgtagttttaaattaaaatttttgtgtgtttttggattgtttatgGTGAGGCAAAGTTGCTTCTACGAAAGAGAACTCAAAGGTCAAAGGCAGAATATGtacatttaaaaatcatttgggCTGTAGTAGGTTTAGTCACTAGCCGATAAACGTTTTAGTATTAAAGACACGGCAGACCAAACATGTTATGGCAGATGTCATGGCTGAAAAAATTGATGCTGTAGTCGGCGATATGGTATAAGTTAGCGATGAAGAGTCCTGCTCAAAGCTTGAGTTTTTCAAGGTCAGAACTCTAGATTTAAAGGGAGGCATAGGAGGTGAACAGGGCGGGAAGGGATCTTCACTTGCTCATGTTTGACTCCTGTGGTAAGGGCAGCTTTTGATTTTGTCATGGCTTTTCTGATGACCCTTAATAAAGGTGCTTGAAAATTGCTAGTGATGGAAAGCCCCCCAATATTTTACAATGCAGGCTGTTCCATTTTTTTGGGTTGTAGATTGTGGTGTGTAATTGTTTAGAGGCAAGTCAAGATGGTTAAAACCCTCTCTGAATTGCGTTTTTATCTAATAGTCATGCATGGCTAGCTGTCTTATGTGTTTGGTTTCCAATTCGCTCCATGATACACAGGTCACAGAAGAAAAGTTTCTCAGGTAATTTTGGGTACATATTCACTATAATCTTTGCCACAAAAAAATACGATGAATGTTATAGATTCTACAACTAGTTTCTTTCCGTGGGTTTGTTCCTCAAAcaaaagctatatatatatatatatatatatatatatatatatatatatatatatatatatatatatatgaagtgaAACATATTTTGGCAAATTTGCGTGGTTCAACTCTACtgggatttttatttataagctGCGGGTAATGTTTCCAAACTGTATAAGCTGCTTCGAGCACAACAAAAATCTGTATAAATTTCTGCAAACTCCTTTACTGAATGGATACACTCGTTCAGGAATTCCTCTGAATATCAATGAAAGTTAGTGGGCTAATACAAGATTTGAGAGTGGTAGCAAACCTTAGATTTGAAATGCGTTTACGTCTTGTGAGTTCATATGTGAATCAAATTACAATAAAGAATTCATTTCATACACCATGTAAAACATGTACATCAAAATTTAAACCTTGGCATATTTTAAACCAAAACTTGGATTTATATATTCATCTACTGTTGGAACTTGAGTTTTAATTAAACAGTGATGGATCCAAGTTTGAAATTAGATTAGATCTTCAAACTGAATGTATTAAAAGTTACATAAAATATTGGacctaaaaatatgaaaccacCTTGATATCAtctaatttgtataattaaataagtaaTAGAGTACATTattataacaagaaaaaacagagaaagcaaaaaaatagtaatcagaTGACCTagtaaaaaacctaaattaaacCGATAAAACCCAGTCAATTAATCTGTCGACTTTTTTTACAGAACAAACTAATTTGGACCCATTTGTTTAAGAACAAAATTATGTTGAcgtttttttacaaaacaaactAGTTTTGACCCATttgtttaagataaaaaattaagttgaccCGAGCCTTGCAGACCCTCATGTAACTTTGGTGCATGGGTAGTGTTCAATTATTGATACCcaaaatctttcttttaaaaaaaataaagaaagaaaaagatcatTACTCTTTTAACTATTTTATATGTCTACTTAATTAATTCAGATTTAGAATTGTATTATAAtatctattaataaaaagattaaacatAATCATAAATGATTGCTATAAAactgaatttaatttttgtaagtaatacTGTGTGTGATAACGGGCCTCAAATTTGCTAGGATAACGATAAAGAATTTTCCACGTTCACAAAAATGGTTGCAGGCTGCATGCTAtaataaaggaaaggaaatgacaATAACCCATGGTTTCTTCTACCTCCACCAGACCAACCCAGATGGAGGTGGGCTATATCAGACCCAATAACAATATTTCTAATTTGCTTTCATCATTTCTTGGAAATGCTCAAggttcaaacttttaattaaatgcatcTTTAAATCACTTTGAGAAAGCAGTGTGAATGTTCAAGACGTTCAATGAAAGATGCAATTCACCTCTCATCATGCTTCGTCTCTCGAATCCCTCCTACATTCGCAATGATGACAAGAACACCAGCTCAATCTCATGAAGATCATGCGGGTACAGGGATACCTGGATCTACACTGCTTTCCGCTATTAACCAGGTATATTATGTTccctcaaaattttcaaaaacaaaaatcatcttACATTCATTTTTCCTTGCTAGATAGAATGGACAGACAATCAACACTTCGTTAAACCTTACATTCGTCGTTTCTTCTTCTCTGGAGTTGCATGTACTTGCGCCTTAATCCCATACTTGTTTAGCTGGAAGTTTTCAAAAGCCTCAGAGATTGCTCCTACCTGTTACATGATGttcagaaaaagaaatgttACTGGAAGACATGGTTAGGCATCCATTTGCAATCAAACTACTGTGTCATTTGGATCTCAAACCAGTTCAGGCTTTTTGGCGTAGACCCTGACTATCATATCTTGAAAGCATGTAGGCAGCAGGTGACTGATGCGATCATCTGGTATGGAAAATTTTTCTTCACTCTCATAATCCTAAacaggagagaagaaaaagaaataaaaccatGTGTAAGAAATTGAATATTATATGGGTTCTGGCTTGAGCATATAATAATGTTGAGTTCCACTCTGATCCTCTCCTAAAAGTTCATCCAATTCATTACTTTTAGATTATAGAAACTCCTGCAACTATGATAACAGTGTGAAAATGCCATCAACTAAGCAGAATCGTGAACAAAAGTCAAATAGTCATTTTAGGGACCAGATAACATCCGACTAAACTAAAACTAGAGTGCATGACAATTGAGGTTAACAAAGTAGATTAGATTACCTTGAAAAAACTGATTCTGGAGAAGATTACAAGTACcaaacaaagagaaacaaaaattagtAGAATTTACTGTTCAACccaaaattacaacaaaaaagtgATGCCatgttcaaatataaaatagtttccCTTGTACTTTGTCAAGTACCTTTCAAGAGGATTATGCCTTCCACGAGTCAAATCAATCCTCACATTGCTTACAGCAACATCCTCCTCCTTCAGTAGCACCCCGCCATTTTTCTGCCACAAAAAAATAGCTTATATAGTAGAAGTTGTGCTCGGCACACACAAGAAAGTGAAATTTGACATACCCAACCCtgcaaacacacacacacacacacgaaaaatggggaaaagaagaagcagTAGCAAGCACACTCCCATTTTGTATGGAAATGTTTGTGCGATGACCTCAATTCTCAAAGCATAAAATGAAAGTGTGCAAAACCTGGGAACAAACAATATCCTGTGCAGTGACGTCTTTGAAATTTTCTATCTTGTCCCTTGGAACAGCATACTCATTGCAAAACTGCCACAAGGAAAAGGGAATTGCTTAAACTTCACCACCCACACACCGTATCTGAAACCGTAGTGTAAAAAGCATGCTAGCATCACATGCAAATACATGAATTACTATGCTTCCTTCAATACAATTAACATACAAAATAAAggcaaattatattatttaaagaaagtGCAAAACAGCAAAAATTCACTACCTGGTAAAGATTTCTCGTGCGTATGCGTCGGATCAAATTCCTGGATTCCCTTAGTTCTTGGTTAGGAGCTGTCTCAATAGTTTTGATTATTGAATCATCTAACTGCATTCTCGATAACAAGCAAAGCACAGCATTATCTTATAATAGGAAATAAAACTATTCACCCCAGCTTCTTATAGAAAACAGCTTTCATTACCTTCCAGTATTCTGAAGGATCTTcaatgaaagatgaaatttgCAGATAATCATTTGCTTCCACCAAGGCATCTACAATCATCAGCTCTATAGCCTGCAATAGCATCAACATCATAATAGCCGCTTTGATCTTCAAATCAAGTGAGGAAAATGAGCAATagaacaaaagataaaaaaataataacttgacaggtaaagaaaaagaaggaaagaaatgtCACAGGGAAAACATGTCAACATGACAGAAGCAGCTGAAGAATACTACACTTTtgtgttctttattttattttattttatttttgagattagaaGGGATGTGCCACCATAGAAGACAATAACCAATCCTAGTTTATACCTTTACTTTTGGGTGAACATAAACTGTACGGTAAAGATCCGCGCGAGTAGCAAACAACTTATGGACAGTGAGATCTGCCAAAATAcccaaaattatgaaaatgacaataaagaccataattaaatttcttcatGGATGGATAGAAGATACTAACACTCCTTGGCGCGATAACAAATCTCATCACCCATAACTCGCATTGTCTGCATCAACCTACAAAATGAAGAGCATATAGCACTGGAAAACTATTCCAAAATATTACTAATGCTTTGCTAGGTAATAAATTGTATTAATGCACCAGCtgcagaaaacaaaaactgacTTAGGGA
This region of Populus trichocarpa isolate Nisqually-1 chromosome 9, P.trichocarpa_v4.1, whole genome shotgun sequence genomic DNA includes:
- the LOC7474938 gene encoding uncharacterized protein LOC7474938 is translated as MGAYSNEELPLPPVSDFSNTRLSKHVHDNVHGNIYLDPLSLKFIDTEQFQRLRDLKQLGAAHMVYPGAVHTRFEHSLGVYWLAGEAVQMLKKYQGLELGIDNFDIQTVKLAGLLHDVGHGPFSHLFQSEFLPLVMNGTEWSHEQMSTKMVDHIVDKHHIDVDSEMMRKVKEMILASSGSAPKNDAGEKRFLYDIVANGRNGVDVDKFDYIVRDSRACGLGCSFEFQRLMQTMRVMGDEICYRAKEYLTVHKLFATRADLYRTVYVHPKVKAIELMIVDALVEANDYLQISSFIEDPSEYWKLDDSIIKTIETAPNQELRESRNLIRRIRTRNLYQFCNEYAVPRDKIENFKDVTAQDIVCSQKNGGVLLKEEDVAVSNVRIDLTRGRHNPLERISFFKDYESEEKFSIPDDRISHLLPTCFQDMIVRVYAKKPELVGAISEAFENFQLNKYGIKAQVHATPEKKKRRM